tctcatcaccacggtaagcagggagcggaccagagcatattacagtgtctgacatcgtacttgcaagttcacacacctctttaacattatttttggtgatctccgactggcgaagtcgaacatcattagcgccgacgtggataacaatcttactgaatttacgtttagcattagtcagcacttttaaatttgccaagatgtcaggcgctctggctccgggtaaacaatggactatggtggctggtgtctctattttcacgttccgtacaatagaatcgccaataactagagcactttcgtcaggtttctcagtgggtgcttcactgagtggggagaacctgtttgatgttctgatcggaacggaagagtggtgttttgacccgcgactatgccgcctcactgtcacccagttgccctgctgcacgggctcaaccgaaaccgaacaatgtacaggactccctgagctagtcgcatccaaagcagtatctacagccctcacattcttactgtcctcaactaaagtttggatgcgtgtctctagttctaaaaccttctctgtcagcctaactatttccctgcatttatcacatgtgaatccctcgctgctgacagagacagataaactatacatgtggcaaacagtgcaaacaacaatagcaggagaagaagccattactcaccgtgattgatgaatgataccaacttaacttaccacttaccactgttgtttgatgagctcgtgaaaaacggagcgaggaaaaaataaaataataataggcgcgaatagaaatgcaaatggaaccgcgagtgacaagctaacgggctaacaagctgcactcacggtttttaaaggagaacgatcaaattagttagattagtttgaaagataacaccagaaatatggtgggaattaagttatatattatcactttagacaaaagggattgaaagtaaggtagagattcaataaaaagcgaaggtacacggagctacaaacacaaacctctcagcagcacaacagactgaagcaatcgaactcAGAGGAGTTGTAACCGATCCGTCGATCTGAATCTAATAATATATCTATAGACCATGAGTTTACCATGTACAATATAGGCTGACAGTGGAACAATATCATTCAGATCTTCAAGTTGAAGCACGCAAAAAGATGGCATATCTGGGCAGCAAAGCTCATAAGAACGAAGGTGCTCAAAATACCATGATGTCATgactttgcacacaaaaagtaccTCTGTGTTCACTGCAACA
The genomic region above belongs to Onychostoma macrolepis isolate SWU-2019 chromosome 01, ASM1243209v1, whole genome shotgun sequence and contains:
- the LOC131540572 gene encoding uncharacterized protein LOC131540572: MASSPAIVVCTVCHMYSLSVSVSSEGFTCDKCREIVRLTEKVLELETRIQTLVEDSKNVRAVDTALDATSSGSPVHCSVSVEPVQQGNWVTVRRHSRGSKHHSSVPIRTSNRFSPLSEAPTEKPDESALVIGDSIVRNVKIETPATIVHCLPGARAPDILANLKVLTNAKRKFSKIVIHVGANDVRLRQSEITKNNVKEVCELASTMSDTVICSGPLPAYRGDEIHSRLSSLNGWMSKWCPQNNIGFIDNWKNFWGRPDLLKRDGVHPSWGGAALLSRNMAHSLRVCT